The following proteins come from a genomic window of Peptoniphilus equinus:
- the nadC gene encoding carboxylating nicotinate-nucleotide diphosphorylase, with protein sequence MKGIEKFLMDEALLRALKEDVTYEDVTTASVFKENARATVELISKDEGILAGLEVFRRTFLLLDPQTSFDLQKSDGDAITKQELLGTVTGSVHVLLTAERVALNMLQRMSGVATYAHKMVTTLDDPHTKIVDTRKTTPGLRIFEKYAVTVGGASNHRYNLSDAILLKDNHIGAAGSVAKAIAMARDYASITTPVEIEVESLELAEEAVNAGADIIMLDNMDVASIKEAVALIGGRSKVELSGNINLDNVANYRGLGADFISSGAITHSAKILDLSMKHLKVIEL encoded by the coding sequence ATGAAGGGCATTGAAAAATTTTTGATGGATGAGGCGCTCCTGCGAGCCCTTAAAGAAGACGTCACGTATGAGGATGTGACGACGGCAAGTGTCTTTAAAGAGAATGCTCGGGCGACGGTGGAGTTGATTTCCAAAGATGAGGGGATTCTTGCCGGGCTTGAAGTCTTCAGGCGGACCTTTTTACTCCTGGATCCCCAGACTTCCTTTGATTTGCAAAAATCTGACGGCGACGCCATCACCAAACAAGAACTACTCGGTACCGTGACGGGAAGTGTCCATGTGCTTCTTACCGCAGAGCGTGTGGCGCTCAATATGCTCCAGCGAATGAGCGGTGTCGCCACGTATGCCCATAAGATGGTGACGACACTGGATGATCCTCACACTAAAATTGTGGATACGCGAAAGACGACGCCCGGCCTTAGAATTTTTGAAAAGTATGCCGTGACTGTCGGCGGTGCGTCCAACCATCGTTACAATTTATCTGATGCCATTTTGCTAAAAGACAATCACATCGGTGCTGCGGGTTCGGTGGCAAAGGCCATTGCCATGGCAAGGGATTACGCAAGCATTACCACGCCGGTTGAAATTGAAGTGGAGAGCCTTGAGTTGGCTGAAGAAGCGGTTAACGCCGGTGCCGACATCATCATGTTAGACAACATGGATGTGGCGAGCATTAAAGAAGCGGTGGCTCTTATTGGCGGACGCAGCAAAGTGGAACTCTCAGGCAACATCAATCTGGACAATGTGGCCAACTATCGCGGACTTGGGGCGGACTTTATTTCCAGTGGTGCGATAACTCACTCCGCTAAAATTTTGGACCTGTCCATGAAACACTTGAAAGTTATTGAATTATAA
- a CDS encoding Na+/H+ antiporter NhaC family protein, with translation MEFGFLSIVPPIVAIALALMTKEVITSLLAGIIAGGLILTGGDIVSALESVFDLMGTKIGDNALMILFLALLGSLVMVMNMAGGSFAYGKWASKKIGSKSSAKLATAILGVLIFIDDYFNCLTVGAVMKPITDANHISRAKLAHIIDSTAAPVCILAPVSSWAASVVAIIGDTGVENPMQVFLSTIPLNLYALFTLLTVLIFSVTKYEIGAMEAFEREDTSKLVSEDEVGYQHSDNGRVIDLVLPILVLIGVTVAMMLRTGGFFDGTDAATAFGDANVNLSLVIGSVVAIVCAFVMYIPRKLVSFRVFMDGIVDGMKSMIAAIVILILAWTIGGITSEEYLNTGGYIAGLIEQSQMPMWILPTIIFIVASFLAFSTGTAWGTFGILIPIVVPILIQSNHMHYISIVLAAIFSGSVFGDHCSPISDTTILSSAGAGSDHIAHVSSQITYAMICAVATAVGFFVAGVTDNNIMALPVGVAVLAVIIYVMKRRTVAKYGEVQ, from the coding sequence ATGGAATTCGGATTTTTATCAATTGTACCGCCTATTGTGGCCATTGCTTTGGCATTGATGACTAAAGAAGTCATCACCTCCCTCCTAGCGGGCATTATTGCAGGGGGACTTATTTTGACCGGAGGGGATATCGTGAGCGCTCTGGAGAGTGTCTTTGATCTGATGGGGACGAAAATTGGGGACAATGCCCTGATGATTCTCTTCCTAGCACTACTCGGCTCCTTAGTTATGGTGATGAATATGGCAGGGGGATCCTTTGCCTATGGGAAGTGGGCCAGTAAAAAAATCGGCAGCAAGTCGTCGGCTAAGCTTGCCACAGCCATTTTAGGGGTGCTGATCTTCATCGATGACTACTTTAACTGTCTCACCGTAGGTGCGGTTATGAAGCCTATTACCGACGCCAATCATATCTCCCGGGCAAAGCTGGCTCACATCATTGACTCCACGGCGGCGCCGGTCTGTATTTTGGCTCCGGTCTCAAGCTGGGCGGCTTCTGTGGTGGCGATTATCGGCGATACCGGTGTTGAGAACCCGATGCAGGTGTTCCTGTCCACCATTCCTTTAAATCTCTATGCCCTGTTTACGCTACTTACCGTGTTGATCTTTTCTGTGACCAAGTATGAAATCGGTGCGATGGAAGCTTTTGAACGTGAGGATACGTCCAAGCTTGTCTCTGAAGATGAAGTCGGCTATCAACACTCGGACAACGGGCGAGTCATTGATTTGGTACTGCCGATTTTAGTGTTGATCGGCGTCACCGTTGCCATGATGCTGCGCACTGGCGGTTTCTTTGACGGCACGGATGCGGCGACGGCGTTTGGGGATGCCAATGTCAATTTGTCTTTAGTTATCGGTTCTGTCGTGGCGATTGTTTGTGCTTTTGTGATGTACATTCCTCGCAAGCTGGTCAGCTTCAGAGTGTTTATGGACGGTATCGTCGACGGCATGAAGTCCATGATTGCGGCTATTGTCATCCTTATTTTAGCCTGGACCATTGGCGGCATTACATCGGAAGAGTACCTCAATACCGGCGGCTACATTGCAGGACTCATTGAACAGTCTCAAATGCCGATGTGGATTTTACCGACAATTATCTTTATTGTGGCAAGTTTTCTTGCGTTCTCCACAGGGACAGCCTGGGGGACATTTGGGATTTTAATTCCTATCGTGGTACCGATTTTAATTCAGTCCAATCATATGCACTATATCTCCATTGTATTGGCCGCGATTTTCTCAGGGTCGGTCTTTGGCGATCACTGTTCACCGATTTCAGATACCACGATTTTATCGTCAGCCGGAGCGGGGAGCGATCACATCGCTCACGTGTCATCTCAGATCACCTATGCGATGATTTGTGCCGTGGCGACGGCTGTCGGATTCTTTGTCGCAGGCGTGACGGACAACAATATCATGGCACTGCCTGTGGGCGTTGCGGTTTTAGCGGTTATTATCTATGTGATGAAACGACGTACGGTTGCTAAGTATGGTGAGGTACAATGA
- a CDS encoding ATP-binding protein: MYDMTVVGMTSSREVYAANRKRNFRINEFLVIEDASGDILAEVVEANTFNRYIPLEKGGDFVDQSVIESLKSMGYDVSDETIYLAKLRLLREANYPIISGSSLRLPHFSEVKSHLIGTEPEAGLILGAIRNTDDIAKDMPESYKDHFETLEGSRTVMQYEVPYIMDYRSMHEYPHIGVFGGSGSGKSFGLRVILEELMKKSVPTVVLDPHYEMDFQASAYEDKFSVHRIGHTIGIRFEDLYASDLKNLLETSGNLSDPMKNSIDMLFNPGESFFKFNKRVDAIVTGFDYGSVEKIDRKIDDLEAEGKRDEAEKLKHVRATFDKYQNATNPATLKGILWRLDRLKYEGVLNKDIAPIIDGLMAGKLQVVQGSTRTIEVFATYLISKLYKMRREYREGIYAGEARTFFPPFVIVTDEAHNFAPKGLESPAKYKLREIAQEGRKYGVFLVLATQRPTLLDETITAQLNTKLIFRTVRASDIDTIREETDISLEESKRLPYLTTGDVFISSSKMGRTAYVRIRMADTKSPHKENPFDELDTIRHATHQTFYEDIKAYLPISPGAGGGLAVLQELEKDGIRLTLDQLVLKLDGLVDAGLVELEENPIFGKVYTRK, translated from the coding sequence ATGTACGATATGACAGTGGTCGGGATGACGTCGTCCCGAGAAGTCTATGCGGCAAATCGCAAGCGGAATTTTCGCATTAATGAGTTTTTAGTTATTGAAGATGCCTCAGGCGATATTTTGGCGGAAGTGGTGGAAGCGAATACCTTTAATCGCTACATACCTTTGGAAAAGGGCGGTGACTTTGTGGATCAGTCGGTGATAGAATCCTTAAAGTCCATGGGTTACGACGTGTCGGATGAGACGATTTATCTGGCCAAACTGCGTCTGCTTCGAGAGGCGAACTATCCCATTATTTCCGGGTCGTCGCTGAGGCTGCCTCATTTCAGTGAAGTGAAGTCTCATCTCATCGGCACAGAGCCTGAGGCGGGACTTATTCTTGGGGCGATTCGAAATACGGATGACATAGCAAAAGATATGCCGGAGTCTTACAAGGATCACTTCGAGACGTTGGAAGGTTCAAGGACGGTTATGCAGTATGAAGTGCCCTACATCATGGACTATCGCAGCATGCACGAGTATCCTCACATTGGGGTTTTTGGCGGATCCGGCTCGGGGAAAAGTTTCGGCCTTCGGGTGATTTTAGAAGAGCTGATGAAAAAATCGGTCCCGACTGTGGTGTTGGATCCCCACTATGAGATGGACTTTCAGGCGTCGGCCTATGAAGACAAGTTTTCCGTCCATCGCATCGGACACACTATCGGCATTCGTTTTGAGGACCTCTATGCCTCGGATTTGAAAAATCTTCTGGAGACCTCCGGGAACTTAAGTGATCCCATGAAGAATTCTATTGACATGCTCTTCAATCCGGGAGAGAGCTTTTTTAAATTCAACAAGCGAGTGGATGCCATTGTCACAGGCTTTGACTACGGGTCGGTGGAAAAGATTGACCGCAAGATAGACGATCTGGAAGCGGAGGGGAAAAGGGACGAGGCGGAGAAGTTAAAACACGTCCGAGCCACCTTTGACAAATATCAAAACGCCACTAACCCGGCTACGTTAAAAGGAATTTTGTGGCGGCTGGATCGGCTGAAGTATGAAGGTGTTTTGAATAAAGACATTGCGCCGATTATTGACGGACTGATGGCAGGTAAGCTCCAAGTGGTGCAGGGTTCTACGCGAACTATTGAAGTGTTTGCCACGTACCTCATCAGTAAACTCTACAAGATGCGCAGGGAGTATCGGGAAGGCATCTATGCCGGTGAGGCGCGGACGTTTTTTCCGCCTTTTGTCATTGTGACGGATGAAGCTCATAACTTTGCGCCAAAGGGCTTGGAATCGCCGGCGAAGTACAAGCTCAGAGAAATTGCTCAGGAGGGAAGAAAGTATGGCGTCTTTTTAGTCTTAGCGACGCAGCGTCCGACGCTCCTGGACGAGACAATCACCGCACAGCTCAACACCAAGCTTATTTTCAGAACCGTTCGGGCATCGGACATTGACACGATTCGCGAAGAGACGGATATTTCTTTAGAAGAGTCCAAACGGCTGCCCTATCTCACCACCGGCGATGTCTTTATATCTTCGTCGAAGATGGGTCGAACTGCCTATGTGCGGATTCGGATGGCGGATACCAAATCGCCTCACAAGGAAAATCCGTTTGACGAACTGGATACCATTCGCCATGCCACGCATCAGACGTTTTATGAGGATATTAAGGCGTATCTGCCCATCAGTCCCGGTGCCGGAGGCGGTTTAGCCGTGCTTCAGGAACTGGAAAAGGACGGGATCAGACTCACTTTAGATCAATTGGTATTAAAACTCGACGGTCTGGTGGACGCCGGATTGGTGGAACTTGAAGAAAATCCGATATTTGGAAAGGTTTACACCAGAAAATAA
- a CDS encoding DNA double-strand break repair nuclease NurA: protein MNDSMERLKVSVEALNEALKTKYTNYFHMSDEVFRRDVLSEIGTLSRLQKLDEASLSSLGELVGVDGSVVKVGGLYPHYVELYRGLAKSTYNQAVTVNDIYTPILERDTEERNRDRMLAKVELDAAIEFLSTYSPRIVMMDGGLIRYNIFDSVHFKRLVNLCREKDVILMGVIKDIKTDLISSTLGLSHGYDRELLHGRLQRGEVLYIDNDISRKYKEADLVSAFLRTGVDSMCIGLDLMAEYEDRLPMMANLVYTLTPEHSRGVPLWLDIVDSEVKLTEAMVRSVLETYLDRDIYRRFFISERDGRTR, encoded by the coding sequence ATGAACGACAGCATGGAGCGGCTGAAGGTCAGTGTTGAGGCATTGAATGAGGCGCTGAAAACAAAGTATACCAACTATTTTCACATGAGCGATGAGGTGTTTCGTCGTGACGTATTAAGTGAGATCGGCACATTGAGCCGACTTCAAAAGTTAGATGAAGCTTCGCTGAGCTCTCTGGGTGAGCTGGTGGGGGTCGACGGTTCGGTGGTGAAGGTGGGCGGTCTCTATCCGCACTATGTGGAGCTCTACCGCGGTCTTGCCAAAAGCACGTACAACCAAGCCGTCACCGTCAATGATATCTATACGCCGATTTTGGAGCGGGATACTGAAGAGCGCAATCGCGACAGAATGCTTGCCAAGGTGGAACTGGATGCGGCAATTGAGTTTTTATCAACCTATTCGCCCCGCATTGTGATGATGGATGGGGGGCTGATTCGCTACAATATTTTCGACTCCGTTCACTTCAAAAGGTTGGTGAATCTGTGTCGGGAAAAAGATGTGATACTCATGGGGGTTATTAAAGATATTAAGACCGATCTCATCAGCAGTACCTTGGGTCTTAGTCATGGGTACGACAGAGAATTGCTTCACGGGCGGCTACAGCGCGGGGAAGTGCTCTATATCGACAACGACATCAGCAGAAAATATAAAGAGGCCGATCTGGTATCGGCTTTTTTGCGCACAGGGGTGGACTCCATGTGTATCGGATTGGATTTAATGGCGGAGTATGAGGATCGACTTCCCATGATGGCGAATCTTGTCTACACGTTGACGCCGGAGCACTCACGAGGGGTACCGTTGTGGCTTGACATTGTGGATAGCGAGGTAAAACTCACTGAGGCTATGGTGCGCAGTGTATTGGAGACGTATTTGGATCGGGATATCTACCGTCGCTTTTTTATTTCGGAGCGTGACGGTCGGACACGATAG
- a CDS encoding DsrE family protein, translating into MKVIFHILDQTKWQTNLDNIRDLLSYDSNAQIEVIVGAEAAQIFTAYSGLDFGDLLDSPKVHFSISKMAMDNYKMEPDLLPNGIVIEDLLIAKTVRLQNEEGYAYIRL; encoded by the coding sequence ATGAAGGTTATATTTCACATACTTGATCAAACAAAATGGCAAACCAATTTAGACAATATTCGCGACTTACTTAGCTATGACAGCAACGCACAAATTGAAGTGATTGTCGGCGCCGAAGCCGCTCAAATCTTTACCGCCTACTCAGGCCTCGACTTTGGGGATCTCTTGGACTCACCAAAAGTTCACTTCAGCATTTCCAAAATGGCCATGGATAACTATAAGATGGAACCTGATCTCCTGCCCAACGGCATCGTCATCGAAGATCTGCTCATCGCAAAAACCGTTCGCCTGCAAAATGAAGAGGGTTATGCCTACATTCGCCTATAA